The Salvia splendens isolate huo1 chromosome 20, SspV2, whole genome shotgun sequence nucleotide sequence TAATCTCTGATATAATGAAACATATCCTTTTCTAATATACCTGAATTTCAACCAAGATTTGTGAATAAGTGTAAGCAAAAGCAATATCACCAAAGGCTCTAAACATCCTCCAAATCTTCTCAGCTGCTGTTAGACCGGCCCCGATTTCTACACCAGTGAGCAAGGTTCTTCCCCCATGCCCTGCTCGTGCCAAGAAACTCCATTAacataatattttcaaataaacgAGGCGCTAATCAACGATCAATATCAAAGTTTTAGTTCATTCACTAGAAAACAGAACTATCACCTGAAACAACTTTTGCAAAGGCGAGGCCAGCGCCTATAGACGCGTAAGCAAAGGACATGACAGCTGCAACGACAGAGAGCATCGACAGCTTATGGAAGTTGGGGATTTGAGACAAGAAAATCTCAAGAACTCCCATTCCTATCATGTATGGATTGTGAGAAACACTGCAAGAAGCCTCATGGCCTCGGCTATGAAAGCAATCCGATTTCTGGATAGCACTGAAACACGCCAAAACATTAAAACATCGTCTAATGAAGATCAACACCATCTCACGACAGATTTTAGATGAACTTTTAAGCATACTTACGCCATGCTTATCGATGCAGTGATGGTGTATCCGACCACCATCCCCATTAAGTTCACATATTGAACCGTTGCACAAAACATATACATCACCCGGCCTAAAAAATCATCAAACATAATGTAAGTTTGAAGAGTttcaaaataaaacaagaatTAAACTATATATAGTGTTGTGATTATCGTTGTTTTCGTTACCAAGGTTGTTCTTGACGACTTCCTTGTAAGTATAGTTGCGTTTCCCGGTAAGTGGGGATCGATAGCAATCTGCAAGGAGGCTAGAGGTGTATATTGTGATACCGGAGAAGATGACAAGAGTCGCAACGCCGATAATCCACCCAAGCTGTGCAACACCCCATGCTAGTGACAGAACTCCAGAACCTATGATTCCTGTAATAATATGTGCACTTGCAGTCCAAACGTTTCCTATTTCGACATCACAAAGGTATGTTATTCCAACTGTTATGTATAAAGCATATGTAATAATATGTGTACTTACAGTCCAAGTTATTCCTATTTAGACAACACAAAAGTGTAATTTCAAGTCTTATGCATTTGCAAACTTCTTTTTGAATCTTGAATCTTGAATCTTGAATTTTGagtaaaattcaaaattagtcAATGGAAAATGAGGTTCGCAAGTTTTAAGTCTATGAATTTAGAAAAAATATCACGAAGTCTCTGGAAAATCATTAAACACATTAGGTcctttttcacttatttttccCATTTTACCCCTGAACTCCAATAGGGCATACTTTATCTTACTTTTTTGATATTTTAGGAATTCAAATATAccattatatattatttttagttttaatttatataaaaatacaatgtgcatataaaaagataataagtAAAAAATAAGCATTACATTTTTAAAGAATACtactacatatatttatatattatatattatgtacATAATATTTCTATAATATAGAAAACATAATTTCTTTAAAATTGTATAACagactaaaattttaaaaaaaaattataatattattttaatagactaaaaattaagttatttattggttaaaatattaaaaaattacatataatactattattgtagtattttatatatgtccaaataataataataaaaataaatatattgcattaattgtgtatatatatcaatatattaGCAAAAGTaacaattataatataataataacaacaacaacacTACTACTAATAATTTCTTATTATTAGTATAAATTTGTTGTTTATACGCctaaaaatatgtaaataaataTAGGAATAGTTTCTAAAAATGTAATGTGTATTATCtatgtatattatattttatataaattataaatttaaaaaataatatgtaCTGTGAGATTTGAATTCTTAAAATATCAATGAATTTAGATTAAATAAGCTCTCAAGGAATTAGGAACaaattgagaaaaaataagTTTAGAAGGACCTAAAATGTGATTAATGATTTTGAAGAGATATGCGGtgatatatttttcaaattcaaaGACCTAAAACGTGCGAACCTCATTTTCTAGGGACCAATTTTGAAGTTCACTCTTAAATCTTTCATAATTTACAGGCATCATGGATTAGTAGACTTCTTTTTTATTCTTGCATTTTATGGAAGACTTTGAGGCATGCAGTCTGAATTTTGAGATTTAACACACAGCAGAAAATAAATACACTACTAAATTTGCAATCTAATCTACTGATATGTCACATTACATAAAAATTAGGCAGCCATCTTCACTTATCCTAAATAAACATATGAATCTAAAAAAATGTGCTGAAAGCCAATAAATGAAGAAAGTAACAACATAAACTCAAACAGATATAGCAACATATCAAACTATTCCCACTTTTTCTTACTATCATTAATTCATTTAAATGTGAAGATCTTCATGAAAACAGTTCAAGCAAGCAAGCAAATGTAATTCATTTTGATAATGATTTTGACCTGTTCTCTTAGGCTTCCCATCATCATCAAACTCTTTATTTCCATCTTTCTGAATTCCCAAACCAGATTCAGAGCTCTCAACTTGAAAAATCTGATCTCCAAATCCCTGCATTATAAACTTCTAACCTGCACTAAATTAACTAAGCTTTTTTAGTATGCTTTTGCTATAAATTTGGATACAAGATCACTAAATCATGCTGGTTTAAATCTGAATGAAGGCAAGAGTTAAAGAGGTGGCTTTCTTATTATAAACTTCACTTTGTTTTACAAGGGGAAGCTCAATAGTTGACTAACTTCTCTGCTGTTGTTTGATTATAATTTATGACTGCAGAGTCAAAGGTGTGGTGAGACAAGTGTGAAAAGCACATATGATATTTACTGATCATTTCCTTATTTTAAAAGAGGAAAAGAGTTTTAAATGTACTCCAACTACCTATATTTATTAACTAACTCCAGAGAAAAGAAGTGgactatatattttaataattaccTGCATTAAATACTGCATAATGACATTCTTTTCTTATATATTTTCAGCCATACAAGTTTAATATTCGTATAGGTGCAACTGTAAACCATTTCCAAGAAAGCTAATGAAAATAAATGCTAAATTTTGATTCTCAGTATATCTAGAGCAAATATTATATTTCCTGGTTTcctaaatataaaaattctttttttaagtcttttttttaaatagatttttaaaaaaaaaaattctttctaTTTAATAACGTGAGAATACTCTCTAATAAT carries:
- the LOC121782095 gene encoding amino acid permease 8-like is translated as MQGFGDQIFQVESSESGLGIQKDGNKEFDDDGKPKRTGNVWTASAHIITGIIGSGVLSLAWGVAQLGWIIGVATLVIFSGITIYTSSLLADCYRSPLTGKRNYTYKEVVKNNLGRVMYMFCATVQYVNLMGMVVGYTITASISMAAIQKSDCFHSRGHEASCSVSHNPYMIGMGVLEIFLSQIPNFHKLSMLSVVAAVMSFAYASIGAGLAFAKVVSGHGGRTLLTGVEIGAGLTAAEKIWRMFRAFGDIAFAYTYSQILVEIQDTLKESPPENQVMKKANLVAVATTTAFYMMCGCFGYAAFGTDAPGNLLTGFGFYEPFWLVDIANACIVLHLIGAYQVFAQPIYSVVESWARRKWPESEVVTREYTISLDKKQRLVISLNLFRLIWRSLFVIFATFIALLMPFFNDVLALLGALGYWPLTVYFPIEMYIAKNRVGRWTRRWLGLQLINSMCFLVAVAATCGSLQGLGKALMTYEPFKVKD